In Kordia antarctica, the following proteins share a genomic window:
- a CDS encoding Pycsar system effector family protein translates to MDTLIVEVEKYVVEYLNKNVDKSYVYHNLTHTKSVVSKTKELIKGLEIKEPQAQQLIIAAWFHDVGYVDGVVDHEERSARIATDFLNKHKASESDIEAISNLILVTKVEQKPKNLLEQIICDADCGHIGSKNFEDVTELLRKEIELTQNESISESAWLKENINFLSERHKFHTPYAAKNWQKRKGKNLAKLLKSKNKVSREVTKLKQKKAELKFKKTKVDTPERGIETMFRVTLKNHIELSNIADTKANILLSVNAIIISLVLSTLVSKLDQADNAHLIIPTVVFTLFTVVSMVLSILATRPNVTEGKFDKKDVENKNVNLLFFGNFHKMSLPDFEWAIGEVMKDKDYLYSSLTKDLYFLGKVLDRKYKILRLTYLVFMVGIIISVIAFGIAFAMRPETLAEIIPDIGS, encoded by the coding sequence ATGGATACTCTTATTGTTGAAGTTGAAAAGTATGTTGTAGAATATCTTAATAAAAATGTAGATAAATCATATGTATATCACAACTTAACACACACAAAGTCAGTCGTAAGCAAAACGAAAGAACTTATTAAAGGACTTGAAATTAAAGAACCACAAGCACAACAATTGATTATTGCCGCTTGGTTTCATGACGTTGGTTATGTTGATGGAGTTGTGGATCATGAAGAAAGAAGTGCGCGTATTGCCACTGATTTTCTTAACAAACACAAGGCTTCAGAAAGTGATATTGAAGCAATTAGCAACTTGATTCTAGTAACAAAAGTAGAACAGAAACCTAAAAACTTACTAGAACAAATTATTTGTGATGCAGATTGTGGACATATTGGAAGCAAAAATTTTGAAGATGTAACAGAGTTGCTTCGTAAAGAAATTGAATTAACCCAAAACGAATCAATTTCAGAATCGGCTTGGCTTAAAGAAAATATCAACTTTTTATCTGAACGCCACAAATTTCATACACCATACGCTGCAAAAAATTGGCAAAAGCGAAAAGGAAAGAATCTTGCCAAATTATTGAAATCCAAGAATAAGGTTTCAAGAGAAGTTACAAAACTGAAACAGAAAAAAGCAGAATTAAAGTTTAAGAAAACAAAAGTTGATACTCCTGAACGCGGAATTGAAACCATGTTTCGTGTCACACTAAAAAACCATATAGAACTTAGTAACATTGCTGATACGAAAGCCAACATACTATTATCGGTAAATGCCATTATTATCTCATTGGTATTATCAACATTGGTTTCTAAGTTAGATCAAGCAGATAATGCGCATTTAATTATTCCTACAGTTGTGTTTACATTGTTTACCGTAGTTTCTATGGTTTTGTCTATTTTGGCAACACGACCAAATGTAACTGAAGGAAAATTTGACAAAAAAGATGTTGAGAATAAAAATGTAAACTTGTTATTTTTTGGAAACTTTCACAAAATGAGTTTGCCCGATTTTGAATGGGCGATTGGTGAAGTGATGAAAGATAAAGATTATTTGTATTCGTCTCTTACGAAAGATTTATACTTTTTAGGAAAAGTGTTGGATAGAAAATATAAAATTCTACGATTGACATATTTAGTTTTTATGGTAGGAATTATAATATCTGTAATTGCATTTGGTATTGCGTTTGCGATGCGACCAGAAACACTTGCCGAAATAATTCCTGATATTGGATCATAA
- a CDS encoding glutaredoxin family protein, with amino-acid sequence MKNIPKIKLYGTESCHKTIYYKEVLSATGFPYQFLDVEESEEHAEELRNLYENRKLNFPTITIGNKKLRNPRKDELENWLLKLIK; translated from the coding sequence GTGAAAAATATTCCTAAAATAAAATTATACGGAACTGAAAGTTGTCACAAAACAATTTATTACAAAGAAGTTTTGAGCGCAACGGGTTTTCCATATCAATTTCTAGATGTAGAAGAAAGCGAAGAACACGCAGAAGAACTGCGAAATTTATATGAAAATAGAAAACTAAATTTCCCTACAATTACTATTGGAAACAAAAAACTCAGAAATCCACGCAAGGACGAACTTGAAAATTGGTTGCTCAAACTCATCAAATGA
- a CDS encoding metallophosphoesterase family protein, whose translation MSSQTRLTNAYKKALKIPFNQSSKFILFSDCHRGDNSFADDFANNRNIYFHALKQYYKDGFSYCELGDGDELWENLGFKSIFSAHKNVYMIMKAFHEANRLHLIWGNHDMVYRNEKYVKKHLSTYFDPKTGTDKPLFTDLKYHEGIVLQHTETKQEIFLTHGHQADWWNYIFWKWSRFMVRALWKPLQIIGIHDPTSPAKNYKNLRKVERKIKKWITANHNLITVTGHTHRPRFPNPTDEISFFNDGSCVHPRSVTGIEIENNEITLIKWYTSTTDEGVLKIEREVLEGPRKLADYKSSF comes from the coding sequence ATGTCTTCACAAACTCGTTTAACGAACGCCTATAAAAAAGCGCTTAAAATTCCTTTTAATCAATCTTCAAAATTTATTTTGTTTAGTGATTGTCATCGTGGCGATAATAGTTTTGCTGATGATTTTGCAAATAATAGAAACATCTATTTTCATGCGCTGAAACAATATTACAAAGATGGTTTTTCATATTGCGAACTCGGCGATGGTGACGAATTGTGGGAAAATTTAGGTTTTAAATCAATTTTCTCAGCACATAAAAATGTGTATATGATTATGAAAGCGTTTCATGAAGCGAATCGGTTGCACTTAATTTGGGGAAATCATGACATGGTGTATCGCAATGAAAAATATGTAAAAAAACATTTATCCACGTATTTTGATCCAAAAACAGGCACTGACAAACCTTTATTTACCGATCTGAAATATCATGAAGGAATTGTGTTGCAACACACAGAAACGAAGCAGGAAATTTTTCTCACACACGGACATCAAGCCGATTGGTGGAATTATATTTTTTGGAAATGGAGTCGTTTTATGGTGCGTGCTTTATGGAAACCACTTCAAATTATTGGCATTCATGATCCTACGAGTCCTGCGAAAAACTACAAGAATCTAAGAAAAGTTGAGCGAAAAATTAAAAAGTGGATTACCGCTAATCATAATTTAATTACGGTAACAGGACATACACATCGCCCACGATTTCCAAATCCTACGGATGAAATTTCTTTTTTCAACGATGGAAGTTGCGTACATCCAAGAAGTGTTACAGGAATTGAGATTGAAAACAACGAAATTACCTTGATAAAATGGTATACTTCTACAACCGATGAAGGCGTTTTGAAAATTGAACGTGAAGTGTTGGAAGGTCCGAGGAAATTGGCGGATTATAAGAGTTCTTTTTAG
- a CDS encoding GAF domain-containing protein, giving the protein MDMKTEHNDLKLPLQLVISFDQVIAHYDRFAEDENHPYHKSAKEIIQYLSKYPELREGFTDFSKLAKYEEQIDLVLEGIFPEILTDNEIKVATIPFSFQSFKYSNRLKTILKDAGDEYDFTARNLAEKELYLHACVMILNICYGYTIDLKRPYYFDIPDKNLGITKHYRVAFNGDFCQVIPTENAPKITEEDVRLLLDNYDNLEVWKQKFPLDSYVFKGFGIMNLFDVTFDETLSSIRENLLRSDDDLVPSLRKNLSEFFNIKDLKLGFSVYGSIEKDTYRSHIKRSDSLLFKNDEEVACAEFFCQGVVENIFNKKEEIAISDLERYRQTSGENGFYKRLKAQGIQSIILIPIIASKGRDLAVLEIASPRAYELNSVNQQKLRDIIPVFEAAVSRASEDFQNVLEATIQEQYTSIHPSVKWRFYAAAEKYQYKLSEQVENPMIEDIVFEDVYPLFGQSDIKGSSLARNEAIKEDLTTQLQLAIKVLEAALQQDHLPIYEELIFRVETYLTETEDGLKAGDEIGILQFFKKDIYPVFNHLRAKNSKLTLLIKEYFNSLDENLKVVYDKRKAYEDSVNILNKRLSNYLDKKQEDAQAMFPHYFERYKTDGVEYNMYIGKSLVRDKTFHKLYLYNLRLWQLQNMYEMEQVAHTARKEMDHDLEVASLILVHSSPLAIKFRMDEKQFDVDGAYNIRYEIIKKRIDKANIKNTTDRLTIPGKIAIVYSQDKDALEYMKYIKYMQAKNYFGTLEKLEIEDLQGVSGLRALRVEVIYQDDFNEKSSMTIDELMQGMKA; this is encoded by the coding sequence ATGGATATGAAAACTGAACACAACGATTTAAAATTACCACTTCAACTTGTCATTAGCTTTGATCAAGTAATAGCTCACTACGATAGATTTGCAGAAGATGAAAATCATCCGTATCACAAATCTGCCAAAGAAATCATTCAATATTTAAGCAAATATCCTGAGTTGCGAGAAGGTTTTACAGATTTTTCAAAACTGGCAAAATATGAGGAGCAAATTGACTTGGTTTTGGAAGGAATATTTCCTGAAATCCTTACCGATAATGAAATTAAAGTGGCAACAATTCCATTTTCATTTCAATCATTCAAATATTCAAATCGACTTAAAACAATTTTAAAAGATGCTGGAGATGAATATGATTTTACCGCACGAAATTTAGCAGAAAAAGAGTTGTATTTGCACGCTTGTGTCATGATTTTGAATATATGTTATGGTTATACAATCGATTTGAAACGTCCTTACTATTTTGATATTCCAGATAAAAATTTAGGCATAACCAAACATTATAGAGTTGCCTTTAATGGCGATTTCTGCCAAGTAATTCCAACAGAAAATGCGCCTAAAATAACGGAAGAAGATGTTCGTTTATTATTAGATAATTACGATAATTTAGAAGTTTGGAAACAAAAATTTCCGCTTGATAGCTACGTTTTCAAAGGTTTTGGAATCATGAACTTATTTGATGTAACTTTTGATGAAACATTATCATCGATACGTGAAAATTTACTAAGAAGTGATGATGATTTAGTGCCTTCATTGCGTAAAAATTTAAGTGAATTCTTTAATATAAAGGATTTAAAACTTGGTTTTTCAGTATATGGAAGTATTGAAAAAGACACGTACAGAAGTCATATAAAACGATCAGATAGTTTACTGTTTAAAAATGATGAAGAAGTCGCTTGCGCTGAATTTTTCTGTCAAGGAGTTGTCGAAAATATTTTTAATAAAAAAGAAGAAATTGCAATTTCCGATTTGGAACGTTACAGACAAACTTCAGGTGAAAACGGATTTTATAAACGACTGAAAGCGCAAGGAATTCAAAGTATTATTCTAATTCCGATTATTGCTTCTAAAGGAAGAGATTTGGCGGTTTTAGAAATTGCTTCGCCAAGAGCGTACGAGTTAAATTCTGTAAATCAACAAAAATTAAGAGATATTATTCCTGTGTTTGAAGCTGCGGTTTCGCGTGCTTCTGAAGATTTTCAAAACGTATTAGAAGCCACAATTCAAGAACAATATACGTCTATTCATCCTTCTGTAAAGTGGCGTTTTTATGCTGCTGCAGAGAAATATCAGTACAAATTATCGGAGCAAGTGGAAAACCCTATGATTGAAGATATTGTGTTCGAAGATGTATATCCATTATTTGGACAAAGCGATATTAAAGGTTCTTCGTTAGCACGTAATGAGGCGATAAAAGAAGATTTAACAACTCAATTGCAATTAGCAATCAAAGTATTAGAAGCTGCTTTGCAACAAGATCATTTACCTATTTATGAAGAGTTAATTTTTAGAGTTGAAACTTATTTAACGGAAACAGAAGATGGTTTAAAAGCGGGTGACGAAATAGGAATTTTACAATTTTTTAAGAAAGATATCTATCCAGTATTCAATCATTTAAGAGCGAAAAATTCGAAACTTACGTTATTAATTAAGGAATATTTCAACAGTTTGGACGAAAACTTAAAAGTTGTATACGACAAGCGAAAAGCCTATGAAGACAGCGTAAATATTCTGAATAAAAGATTGTCAAATTATTTAGACAAAAAACAAGAAGATGCGCAAGCCATGTTTCCGCACTATTTTGAACGTTACAAAACAGATGGCGTTGAGTACAACATGTACATTGGGAAATCGTTGGTGAGAGATAAAACCTTTCATAAACTCTATTTGTACAATTTACGTTTATGGCAATTGCAAAACATGTACGAAATGGAGCAAGTGGCGCATACTGCTCGGAAAGAAATGGATCACGATTTAGAAGTTGCGTCTTTAATATTAGTACATAGCAGTCCGTTAGCGATAAAATTCCGAATGGATGAAAAGCAATTTGATGTAGATGGCGCGTATAATATTCGCTATGAAATCATTAAAAAACGAATTGATAAAGCCAATATAAAAAATACTACAGATCGATTAACGATTCCTGGGAAAATCGCCATTGTATATTCACAAGATAAAGATGCGCTTGAATACATGAAATATATCAAATATATGCAAGCTAAAAACTATTTTGGAACGCTTGAAAAACTAGAAATTGAAGATTTGCAAGGCGTTTCAGGTTTACGAGCGTTGCGCGTGGAAGTCATTTATCAAGATGATTTTAATGAAAAATCGTCCATGACTATTGATGAACTTATGCAAGGAATGAAAGCGTAA